Proteins from a single region of Halorubrum sp. 2020YC2:
- a CDS encoding ABC transporter substrate-binding protein yields MTNQNKRLSRRHFVGAAGAATLAGLAGCSGGGDGGDGGGNTLEVLHAWTGGDGARAAEALVEAFDEEYPDVEQEFNPIGGGGNQNLDAVVANRLNNDNPPSSFANWPGPNLQRYDGVLGEVDGVWEDEGFEDVMVQEAVDLHQRNGGYRGVPLGSHRLNCLFYNTSVVEDAGVDPDSLTSVSALIDALETVQSETDAIPMTHGASGTWTTTQLFASTMLGQEGYDAYMNFLDGSPDEEAVRATFESLAEILENYINEDASSIGLTESNQNIIEGNAAFIHQGNWAAGAYRNAEDFSYDEDWGFKTYPGSEGMYMLHFDSFLYPSDNPSPDATEQFMAFVGSEAAQVAFNQYKGSIPTRTDVDMSEFGPYLQETQEDFAEADQRPPNLQHGLGVPAETMTTLNDVVSSEFSGPYDVDAATEGFVDAVSN; encoded by the coding sequence ATGACAAATCAGAACAAGCGATTATCGCGGCGGCACTTCGTCGGAGCGGCGGGGGCGGCGACCCTCGCGGGGCTCGCCGGCTGTTCCGGCGGCGGTGACGGTGGCGACGGCGGCGGAAACACGCTGGAGGTCCTCCACGCGTGGACCGGCGGCGACGGCGCTCGCGCGGCGGAGGCGCTCGTCGAGGCCTTCGACGAGGAGTATCCCGACGTCGAACAGGAGTTCAACCCGATCGGCGGCGGCGGGAACCAGAACCTCGACGCGGTCGTGGCGAACCGGCTCAACAACGATAACCCGCCGAGCTCGTTCGCCAACTGGCCCGGCCCGAACCTCCAGCGCTACGACGGCGTGCTGGGCGAGGTCGACGGCGTCTGGGAGGACGAGGGCTTCGAGGACGTGATGGTCCAGGAGGCGGTCGACCTCCACCAGCGCAACGGCGGGTACCGCGGGGTTCCCCTCGGGTCGCACCGGCTGAACTGCCTGTTCTACAACACCTCGGTCGTCGAGGACGCGGGCGTCGACCCCGACTCGCTGACGAGCGTGTCGGCCCTGATCGACGCGCTGGAGACGGTTCAAAGCGAGACCGACGCGATTCCGATGACCCACGGCGCGAGCGGCACCTGGACGACGACCCAGCTGTTCGCCTCGACGATGCTCGGTCAGGAGGGGTACGACGCATACATGAACTTCCTCGACGGGAGCCCGGACGAGGAGGCCGTCAGAGCGACCTTCGAGTCGCTCGCGGAGATTCTCGAGAACTACATCAACGAGGACGCGTCCTCGATCGGACTCACCGAGTCCAACCAGAACATCATCGAAGGGAACGCGGCGTTCATCCACCAGGGCAACTGGGCCGCCGGCGCCTACCGGAACGCCGAGGACTTCAGCTACGACGAGGACTGGGGCTTCAAGACGTACCCCGGCTCGGAGGGCATGTACATGCTCCACTTCGACTCGTTCCTCTACCCCTCGGACAACCCGAGCCCGGACGCGACGGAGCAGTTCATGGCGTTCGTCGGGAGCGAGGCGGCGCAGGTCGCCTTCAACCAGTACAAGGGTTCGATCCCGACGCGGACGGACGTCGACATGAGCGAGTTCGGCCCGTACCTGCAGGAGACGCAGGAGGACTTCGCGGAGGCCGACCAGCGACCCCCGAACCTCCAGCACGGGCTGGGCGTCCCCGCTGAGACCATGACGACGCTGAACGACGTGGTTTCCAGCGAGTTCTCCGGACCGTACGACGTCGACGCCGCGACGGAAGGCTTCGTCGACGCGGTCTCTAACTGA
- a CDS encoding DUF4013 domain-containing protein has product MRPSIAAATYPIAGDAAERPLLAVWLLLALSVALPVLPAVPVVGYLVRVLAASERGDAIPPFLSDARTLLRRSLGGLVVCLAFLGVPFAALLVTLYGVVTLEPGANAPVGRILAGSTVVLFVGLLGAYLAPISLTAYGRTGSLRRAFSSDALRPVAGHPAYFFGWTLGFTALVVTVGVGGALFSLSRIGPLAGTLVLAYGLLVTAYLWGRAGERARRR; this is encoded by the coding sequence ATGCGCCCCTCGATCGCCGCCGCCACGTACCCGATCGCCGGCGACGCCGCGGAGCGGCCCCTCCTCGCGGTCTGGCTGCTCCTCGCGCTGTCGGTCGCCCTGCCGGTCCTCCCGGCGGTGCCGGTCGTCGGCTACCTCGTCCGCGTGCTGGCCGCCAGCGAACGCGGCGACGCCATTCCGCCCTTCCTCTCCGACGCCCGGACGCTCCTCCGCCGGTCGCTCGGCGGGCTGGTCGTCTGTCTGGCTTTCCTCGGCGTCCCGTTCGCCGCGCTCCTCGTGACCCTCTACGGCGTCGTCACGCTGGAACCCGGCGCGAACGCGCCGGTCGGTCGCATCCTCGCCGGCTCGACGGTCGTCCTCTTCGTCGGGCTCCTCGGCGCCTACCTCGCCCCGATCTCGCTGACGGCGTACGGCCGAACGGGGTCGCTCCGACGGGCGTTCTCCTCGGACGCCCTCCGGCCGGTCGCCGGCCACCCGGCCTACTTCTTCGGCTGGACGCTCGGGTTCACCGCGCTCGTCGTCACCGTCGGCGTCGGCGGCGCGCTGTTTTCCCTCTCTCGGATCGGCCCCCTCGCCGGCACCCTCGTCCTCGCCTACGGGCTCCTCGTGACCGCGTACCTGTGGGGCCGCGCCGGCGAGCGCGCGCGGCGGCGATAG
- a CDS encoding AAA family ATPase: MQGPLWTDTHAPDLDEIRQDEARDRLRRAVDEPMNLVVQGPPGVGKTAAARALADASHADPDADLIEINVADFFGRTKKEIRTDPRFEGFLEGRSSMAKRDMINRVLKESASYAPMSGEYKTVLLDNAEAIREDFQQALRRVMEKHHRTTQFVIATRQPSKLIAPIRSRCFPVRVRSPTTDETIDVLETICDREGVEYDGDGLEFVASAAGGDLREAVLSAQATAVEGDEVTMSTAYETLGDVGDDDALREALASARDGDLKGARSTLDDLLDEGYDGQELLRETLRVARAGSEYGGDDLARLHALAGEADLDLSDGLDDTTHLVHLLAAWAAGRTELSPALRDAEVAP, from the coding sequence ATGCAGGGACCGCTGTGGACGGACACGCACGCGCCCGACCTCGACGAGATCCGGCAGGACGAGGCCCGCGACCGCCTGCGCCGGGCCGTCGACGAGCCGATGAACCTCGTCGTCCAGGGGCCGCCCGGGGTCGGGAAGACGGCGGCGGCGCGGGCGCTCGCGGACGCGTCGCACGCCGACCCGGACGCCGACCTGATCGAGATCAACGTGGCCGACTTCTTCGGCCGGACGAAAAAGGAGATCCGGACGGACCCGCGGTTCGAGGGGTTCCTCGAAGGGCGGAGCAGTATGGCGAAACGCGACATGATAAACCGCGTGCTGAAGGAGTCCGCGTCGTACGCGCCGATGTCCGGCGAGTACAAGACGGTCCTGTTGGACAACGCGGAGGCGATCCGCGAGGACTTCCAGCAGGCGCTGCGCCGCGTGATGGAGAAGCACCACCGGACCACCCAGTTCGTGATCGCGACCCGCCAGCCCTCGAAGCTCATCGCCCCGATCCGGTCGCGCTGCTTCCCGGTCCGCGTGCGCTCCCCGACCACCGACGAGACGATCGACGTCCTCGAAACGATCTGCGACCGCGAGGGCGTCGAGTACGACGGCGACGGGCTGGAGTTCGTCGCCAGCGCGGCCGGCGGCGACCTCCGCGAGGCGGTGCTCTCGGCGCAGGCGACCGCGGTCGAGGGCGACGAGGTCACCATGTCGACCGCCTACGAGACGCTGGGCGACGTGGGCGACGACGACGCGCTCCGCGAGGCGCTCGCCAGCGCCCGCGACGGCGACCTGAAGGGCGCGCGCTCGACGCTCGACGACCTCCTCGACGAGGGGTACGACGGGCAGGAACTGCTCCGCGAGACCCTCCGGGTCGCGCGCGCCGGCTCCGAGTACGGCGGCGACGACCTCGCGCGGCTCCACGCGCTCGCGGGCGAGGCCGACCTCGACCTCTCGGACGGGTTAGACGACACGACCCACCTCGTCCACCTGCTCGCGGCGTGGGCGGCCGGGCGAACCGAACTCTCGCCCGCGCTGCGGGACGC